In Dehalococcoidia bacterium, a genomic segment contains:
- the recJ gene encoding single-stranded-DNA-specific exonuclease RecJ — translation MSRLLPTYPQRRWQVLPPPPLHFARSLGLPLPVAASLWHRGLRTPSAVATFLSPPRGVSHDPFLLPQMDRAVHRILRALLSGETIAIYGDFDTDGVTATALLVDALQGLGARVLTYLPDRLTEGHGLNRQALQALHQQGATLVITVDTGITGAIPSVEARPLGLDLIITDHHLPPKTLPQAVALVSPWLEGSRYPFVHLTGAGLALKLAQALYHTLQRPLPAGLLELAALGTIADMGLLTGENRAIVREGLAHLRQTHRPGLLALCAAARVRPDEVSAETVSFVLAPRLNAAGRLASAALSLHLLLAPTAQEAIPLAQQVERLNDQRQRLTDALLGLALERLRGQPLPPLLFIRGEEFVPGVNGLVAAALVEAFYRPAVVASQWGDRVRASARSIPEVHIGKVLEAGAQWLDRFGGHAGAGGFECATDAVPTVQDVLARAAHAQMGGSAPTPTLVIDAEATFTDMLGVAYHTLGGMAPFGPGNPEPLFLARGVEVVAWRLAGDDGQHLLLRFRQGRAMWDAVGFRLGRVWGQGVPAVCDVVFTPDLGVSEGSRGLRLLVRDLRPSA, via the coding sequence GTGAGCCGTTTGCTTCCCACTTACCCGCAACGGCGGTGGCAAGTTTTACCGCCGCCCCCCTTGCATTTTGCGCGATCCCTGGGCCTCCCCCTGCCAGTGGCGGCATCCCTTTGGCATCGGGGCCTGCGCACCCCCTCGGCGGTGGCTACCTTTCTCTCCCCTCCCCGTGGGGTCAGCCACGACCCTTTCCTACTCCCCCAGATGGACCGGGCGGTGCACCGCATCCTGCGGGCCTTGCTAAGCGGGGAGACTATCGCTATCTACGGTGACTTTGACACCGACGGCGTAACGGCAACCGCCCTGCTGGTGGACGCCCTACAAGGGCTGGGGGCGCGGGTGTTGACCTACCTTCCCGACAGGCTGACGGAGGGGCATGGGCTGAACCGTCAGGCCCTACAGGCTTTGCACCAGCAGGGGGCAACCCTTGTCATCACTGTGGACACAGGCATAACGGGGGCTATCCCTAGTGTTGAGGCCCGTCCCCTTGGGCTGGACCTGATCATCACCGACCATCACCTGCCCCCCAAGACCCTCCCCCAGGCTGTTGCCCTCGTCTCGCCCTGGCTGGAAGGGTCTCGCTACCCCTTTGTGCACCTCACGGGAGCGGGGCTCGCCCTGAAACTGGCCCAGGCCCTCTACCACACCCTCCAACGCCCTCTGCCGGCGGGCCTTCTTGAACTGGCGGCTTTGGGGACCATCGCTGATATGGGCCTTCTTACAGGGGAGAACCGCGCCATTGTGCGGGAGGGGCTGGCGCACCTGCGCCAAACTCACCGCCCCGGCCTGCTCGCCCTGTGCGCGGCGGCACGGGTGCGTCCGGACGAGGTTTCGGCCGAGACGGTCTCTTTCGTCCTCGCTCCCCGTCTCAACGCCGCCGGCCGCCTGGCCAGTGCTGCCCTCAGTCTTCATCTGCTTCTGGCCCCCACCGCCCAAGAGGCTATCCCCCTAGCCCAGCAGGTGGAGCGGCTCAACGACCAGCGCCAGCGCCTTACCGATGCCCTGCTGGGTTTGGCCCTGGAGCGTTTACGGGGTCAACCGCTTCCGCCCCTTCTCTTCATCAGGGGGGAGGAGTTCGTGCCTGGGGTGAACGGCCTGGTGGCCGCAGCGTTAGTGGAGGCCTTCTACAGGCCTGCGGTGGTGGCTTCCCAGTGGGGCGATCGTGTCCGTGCCAGCGCCCGGAGCATCCCCGAGGTGCATATTGGAAAGGTGTTGGAGGCAGGGGCGCAATGGTTGGACCGCTTCGGAGGCCACGCCGGTGCCGGAGGATTTGAATGTGCCACGGATGCCGTGCCCACCGTGCAGGATGTGCTGGCCCGGGCCGCCCACGCCCAAATGGGTGGTTCCGCCCCCACACCCACGCTGGTCATCGACGCCGAAGCCACCTTCACCGATATGCTGGGCGTGGCCTATCACACCCTGGGTGGCATGGCACCCTTCGGCCCGGGCAATCCCGAGCCTCTGTTCCTAGCGCGGGGAGTGGAGGTGGTGGCGTGGCGTCTGGCAGGCGATGACGGGCAGCACTTGCTCCTGCGCTTTCGCCAGGGCAGAGCGATGTGGGATGCGGTGGGGTTTCGTTTAGGGCGTGTGTGGGGGCAGGGGGTGCCTGCTGTGTGCGATGTAGTCTTTACGCCGGACCTGGGCGTGTCCGAGGGCAGCCGAGGCCTTCGCCTACTGGTGCGCGACTTGCGTCCTTCCGCCTAG
- the sdhB gene encoding succinate dehydrogenase iron-sulfur subunit, whose protein sequence is MRITIKVRRFNPEAPKPQPYWQDYTLEVTKTSTVLDALIRIREEVDESLALRCSCRSAICGSCAMRINGHASLACKTKVSAVVDAHNTLTVEPMGNLPVIKDLVVDMTPHWHKVRAVEPWLQPVGPEPQGEYLAPNEAMLHLAGVMNCIMCGACVSDCTVLEVDSNFLGPAALAKAYRFVADPRDGMTKERLAKYNAYGGIWDCTRCYECVQVCPKGVAPMDRIMAMRERAIGMGLKDTYGARHTLAFEELVEHSGRLDELRLPLKTFGYTNIPKLVGLLPIALRALPKQKAPSPFHKPIPEVKSFQTTFRKARQAAETERQAPTSQAHHG, encoded by the coding sequence ATGCGCATCACCATAAAAGTCCGTCGGTTCAATCCCGAGGCCCCTAAACCCCAGCCCTATTGGCAAGACTACACCCTGGAAGTGACGAAGACATCGACTGTCCTTGATGCCCTCATTCGCATTCGCGAGGAGGTGGACGAGTCCCTGGCCCTGCGGTGCTCCTGCCGCAGTGCCATCTGTGGCTCCTGCGCTATGCGCATCAACGGGCACGCCAGCCTGGCCTGCAAGACCAAAGTGAGCGCCGTCGTTGACGCGCACAACACCCTCACGGTGGAACCCATGGGCAACCTGCCCGTGATTAAAGACCTGGTGGTAGATATGACGCCCCATTGGCACAAGGTGCGGGCAGTGGAGCCCTGGCTGCAGCCGGTGGGGCCGGAGCCACAAGGCGAATACTTGGCCCCTAACGAGGCCATGCTCCACCTGGCGGGAGTGATGAACTGCATCATGTGCGGGGCGTGCGTCTCGGACTGCACAGTGCTGGAGGTGGACTCCAACTTCCTCGGGCCAGCCGCCCTGGCTAAGGCCTACCGCTTCGTCGCCGACCCCCGCGACGGCATGACGAAGGAGCGCCTGGCGAAGTATAACGCCTACGGTGGTATCTGGGACTGCACCCGCTGTTACGAGTGTGTGCAGGTGTGCCCCAAGGGGGTTGCCCCTATGGACCGCATCATGGCCATGCGGGAGCGGGCTATCGGTATGGGCCTCAAGGATACCTATGGTGCCCGCCACACCTTGGCCTTTGAAGAGCTGGTAGAGCACAGTGGGCGGTTGGACGAACTGCGCCTGCCTTTGAAGACCTTCGGCTACACCAACATCCCCAAACTGGTCGGGCTTTTGCCTATCGCCCTGCGGGCCTTGCCCAAGCAGAAGGCCCCTTCGCCCTTCCACAAGCCCATCCCCGAGGTGAAGAGTTTTCAGACCACCTTCCGCAAGGCTCGTCAGGCCGCCGAGACGGAGCGCCAAGCCCCCACCAGCCAGGCTCACCACGGATAA
- a CDS encoding NAD(+)/NADH kinase, whose translation MERRLVGIVFNGRLNEARSLAQRIAQAVGPDAWLAPTEGLDSSARLMGRSRLVITVGGDGTILRTARLAAPSAVPIVGVNMGRVGFMTELSPQEVLERLPAYLEGKGWIEERTMLEARVVGSGHSPEEEGIPTFHGLNDAVVARGTVSRLIHLGVRVDGEDVATYAADGIIVASPTGSTGYALAVGGPILDPRLDCLLLKPLAAHLGMNTALVLPGQVKVDITVQSEHPVVLSVDGFQDLMLADGDTVRVARSSYRARFLRAHPPSHFYRGLFVRLGIQPRPSTPLFSLPNEDARSPHDH comes from the coding sequence ATGGAGCGCCGGCTGGTCGGCATCGTGTTCAATGGACGGTTGAATGAGGCCCGCTCCCTGGCTCAGCGTATCGCCCAGGCCGTGGGGCCAGATGCCTGGCTCGCCCCTACTGAAGGACTGGACTCCTCTGCCCGCCTTATGGGGCGCTCGCGGCTGGTCATCACCGTCGGCGGGGATGGCACTATCTTGCGCACCGCGCGGCTCGCCGCCCCCTCGGCCGTGCCCATTGTGGGGGTCAATATGGGGAGGGTGGGGTTTATGACAGAACTCTCCCCCCAAGAGGTGTTGGAGCGGCTCCCCGCCTACTTAGAGGGTAAAGGGTGGATAGAGGAGCGCACCATGCTGGAGGCACGGGTGGTGGGTAGTGGGCACTCCCCGGAAGAGGAGGGCATCCCTACTTTTCACGGTCTCAACGATGCCGTGGTAGCCAGGGGCACTGTCTCCCGGCTGATTCATTTGGGTGTTCGGGTGGACGGAGAGGATGTGGCTACCTATGCGGCGGATGGGATTATCGTGGCCTCCCCCACGGGGAGCACAGGGTACGCTCTTGCTGTGGGCGGCCCCATTCTGGACCCGCGCTTAGATTGCCTTCTCCTCAAACCCCTGGCTGCCCACTTGGGGATGAACACAGCCCTTGTGTTGCCGGGACAGGTGAAAGTGGACATAACGGTGCAATCGGAACACCCCGTGGTGCTCAGCGTGGATGGCTTCCAAGACCTGATGCTAGCAGATGGGGATACGGTGCGGGTCGCCCGCAGTTCCTATCGGGCCCGTTTTTTGCGGGCGCATCCCCCGAGCCACTTTTACCGCGGGCTATTCGTGCGCCTGGGCATTCAGCCTCGGCCCAGTACACCCCTTTTTTCCCTACCGAATGAGGATGCAAGGAGCCCTCATGACCATTGA
- a CDS encoding NADH-quinone oxidoreductase subunit M produces the protein MLTATVFLPLVGALAIALFLSQPRQVRWFAAAVGIADFVLATLVFAGYDRQAGGLQWVERITGWVPSLKVEYYLGVDGLSATLVLLTGLLGLAAIFASWSIQERVKEYFAWLLVLQTAVMGVFTSLDFVLFFLFWELELIPMYFLIAIWGSGRREYSAVKFLVFTLTGSAFMLVGLLVVFFSTGTFNMADLAGLTGPGLDPQELLLPARVVWALFFIAFAVKLPIWPLHTWLPDAHTDAPTAVSVMLAGVLLKMGGYGLIRVNASMFPQVTQEAAFLLAVLGVVNIVYGAMVVFRQQDMKRLIAYSSISHMGLVVLGIASLRGVEGQVSPLGLTGAALQMFTHGTITGLLFVMVGLMYERTHTRYIPDLGGLARKMPFIATIFVAGALASLGLPSTSGFVAELTTLMGTFPVWGLLTALGALGIVLAAGYLLWLLQRSLFGPLPERWHHHPLSDATGVEKVAPLLLTTAIFVVGLFPAVVADTLTVGIEAIIQGRFT, from the coding sequence GTGCTCACGGCAACGGTCTTCCTCCCCCTGGTCGGGGCACTGGCGATAGCCCTGTTCCTCTCCCAACCCCGACAGGTGCGGTGGTTCGCCGCCGCCGTAGGGATTGCGGACTTCGTATTAGCCACGCTGGTGTTCGCCGGCTATGACCGCCAGGCGGGCGGCCTGCAGTGGGTGGAGCGCATAACGGGGTGGGTGCCCTCTTTGAAGGTGGAGTATTACCTGGGGGTGGACGGCCTGAGCGCCACGCTGGTCCTCTTGACGGGCCTGCTCGGGCTGGCGGCTATCTTCGCTTCGTGGAGTATCCAGGAGCGGGTGAAGGAGTACTTTGCCTGGCTCCTTGTGCTCCAGACGGCGGTCATGGGCGTGTTCACCTCTTTGGACTTTGTGTTGTTCTTCCTGTTTTGGGAATTGGAATTGATACCCATGTATTTCCTCATCGCCATTTGGGGGAGTGGACGGAGGGAGTATTCGGCTGTCAAGTTCCTGGTGTTCACCCTGACGGGCAGTGCGTTCATGTTGGTGGGGTTGTTGGTGGTGTTCTTCTCCACAGGCACCTTCAATATGGCTGACCTGGCTGGCCTGACAGGGCCTGGTCTAGACCCCCAGGAGTTGCTTCTGCCGGCGCGTGTGGTGTGGGCGTTGTTCTTCATCGCCTTTGCGGTGAAACTCCCGATATGGCCCCTGCACACCTGGCTTCCCGATGCCCACACCGATGCTCCCACTGCGGTGAGCGTGATGCTGGCGGGCGTGCTCCTGAAGATGGGGGGGTATGGGCTGATACGGGTGAACGCCTCTATGTTCCCCCAGGTTACCCAGGAGGCTGCTTTTCTGCTGGCAGTGCTGGGGGTGGTGAACATCGTCTACGGGGCTATGGTGGTGTTCCGCCAGCAAGATATGAAGCGCCTGATCGCCTACAGCAGTATCAGCCATATGGGGCTGGTGGTTCTGGGCATCGCCTCCTTGCGAGGGGTGGAGGGGCAGGTTTCCCCCCTGGGGTTGACGGGGGCGGCGTTGCAGATGTTCACCCACGGGACCATCACAGGCCTCCTGTTCGTCATGGTGGGCCTGATGTATGAGCGGACGCATACCCGTTACATCCCCGACCTGGGGGGCTTGGCCCGTAAGATGCCGTTTATCGCCACTATCTTTGTGGCGGGAGCCCTCGCTAGCCTTGGGCTCCCCAGCACAAGTGGATTTGTGGCGGAACTGACCACGCTGATGGGCACATTCCCCGTGTGGGGTCTTCTGACGGCTCTGGGAGCCCTGGGTATCGTGTTGGCTGCGGGCTACCTGCTGTGGCTCCTGCAAAGGAGCTTATTCGGCCCCCTGCCGGAGCGTTGGCACCATCACCCCCTCTCCGATGCCACGGGGGTGGAGAAGGTGGCCCCTCTTCTGCTGACCACAGCCATTTTTGTGGTGGGCCTTTTCCCGGCAGTGGTTGCCGATACCCTGACGGTGGGGATAGAGGCCATTATCCAAGGGCGATTTACATAA
- the lgt gene encoding prolipoprotein diacylglyceryl transferase — MFRINMDPDIIAVGGFVLSWHGLLSFLGVALAVWLVGRWAPKRGISTDAVYATAIWAIIGGIIGARLIHVIDEWRFYMANPVQILAIWNGGIGIWGAILGGFVGGAIYARLNRIPVGRLADITAPALLLAHTVGRVGCVIAGDHVPKPTTMPWGVVWAHPDTITNQYYGGQPVPAHPAVVYEMIWNMLVFALLWWVVRDRLKPEGMVFTLYLALTAIGRFFIYFYRIDREWFAGLGQAQIISLLVLAVTVPLLALRARWSPSASLPEAQVAPPRPQRGKAQA, encoded by the coding sequence ATGTTCCGTATCAATATGGATCCCGACATCATTGCGGTGGGGGGATTCGTGCTCTCGTGGCACGGATTGCTTAGTTTTCTGGGGGTGGCGTTGGCAGTGTGGTTGGTAGGACGCTGGGCACCGAAGCGGGGCATCTCCACCGACGCCGTCTACGCCACGGCCATCTGGGCCATCATTGGGGGGATTATCGGGGCACGCCTGATCCATGTGATAGACGAGTGGCGCTTCTACATGGCCAACCCGGTGCAAATCCTCGCTATCTGGAACGGGGGGATTGGCATCTGGGGGGCCATTCTGGGGGGATTTGTGGGCGGAGCCATTTACGCCCGCCTCAACCGCATCCCCGTGGGGCGCTTGGCCGATATCACCGCCCCCGCCCTGCTCCTGGCCCATACCGTGGGCCGTGTGGGGTGTGTGATCGCGGGCGACCACGTCCCCAAACCCACCACCATGCCCTGGGGTGTGGTGTGGGCACACCCTGACACGATCACCAACCAATACTATGGTGGGCAACCCGTGCCCGCCCACCCGGCCGTGGTGTACGAGATGATCTGGAATATGCTGGTGTTCGCCCTGCTGTGGTGGGTGGTGCGCGACCGCCTCAAGCCGGAGGGTATGGTGTTTACCCTCTACCTTGCCCTGACGGCCATAGGGCGCTTCTTCATCTACTTTTACCGCATCGATCGGGAGTGGTTTGCAGGATTGGGGCAGGCGCAAATCATTTCCTTGCTGGTCCTGGCGGTAACAGTCCCCCTATTGGCGCTGCGGGCACGCTGGAGCCCCTCCGCGTCCCTTCCTGAAGCCCAGGTGGCCCCCCCTCGCCCGCAGAGGGGGAAAGCACAGGCCTAG
- a CDS encoding FAD-binding protein translates to MQEYHVLVIGAGLAGMRAALEAHKQGARVALMSKVHPVRSHSNAAQGGINAALTDRGDRWEDHAYDTVKGSDWLGDQDAIEVMCKEAGQELISLEHMGVIFNRDEQGRLGTRAFGGQRRARTFFVADITGQAILHVMYEQILKSGIALFEEWFCTDLVVENGRCVGCVAMEIRTGRVAFIPARTVILATGGLGRVFEPSTNALICTGDGMALAYRAGVPLMDMEMVQYHPTTLKGSGVLITEGARGEGAYLLNKDGERFMARYAPTMMELASRDVVSRAEMTEIAEGRGVDGCVLLDCRHLGEKKIRERLSQIYEIGLDFAGVDITKEPIPIRPGMHYQMGGIKTDIWGRCWDPQGKWQGVEGLFAAGECACVSVHGGNRLGANSLLDTVVFGRRAGATAAQWAQDKPLPTLNDAHWVQKTETRIRTLLARENNGDTVARIRWEMGTTMDQFLGVFREQEGMEQALRTLRQLRQRYNKVSVRDKGRTFNTALIFALELDYMLECAEAIVRSGLERKESRGAHYRRDFPKRDDANWLKHILLYWRGENDPPTITYLPVTITQWPPEKRVY, encoded by the coding sequence ATGCAGGAATACCACGTGTTGGTGATAGGCGCCGGACTGGCGGGGATGCGCGCCGCCTTAGAGGCCCACAAGCAAGGGGCACGGGTCGCCTTGATGAGCAAAGTGCATCCCGTCCGCAGCCACTCCAATGCCGCCCAGGGAGGCATCAACGCCGCCCTCACTGATAGGGGCGACCGCTGGGAAGACCACGCCTACGATACGGTGAAGGGGAGCGATTGGCTCGGCGACCAGGATGCTATTGAGGTGATGTGTAAGGAGGCCGGGCAGGAACTAATCAGCCTGGAGCACATGGGGGTGATCTTCAACCGCGATGAGCAGGGACGCCTGGGCACCCGCGCCTTCGGTGGTCAGCGCCGCGCCCGCACCTTCTTCGTCGCCGACATCACCGGCCAGGCCATCCTCCACGTGATGTACGAGCAAATCCTTAAGTCGGGGATCGCCCTGTTTGAGGAATGGTTCTGCACCGACCTGGTTGTGGAGAACGGGCGGTGTGTGGGATGCGTGGCGATGGAAATCCGCACGGGCCGTGTAGCCTTTATCCCCGCCCGCACCGTCATCCTGGCCACCGGCGGCTTGGGGCGCGTCTTTGAACCATCGACCAATGCCCTCATCTGCACCGGGGATGGCATGGCCTTGGCCTACCGCGCGGGGGTCCCCCTGATGGATATGGAGATGGTGCAATACCATCCCACCACCCTGAAGGGCAGCGGGGTGCTCATCACCGAGGGGGCCCGGGGCGAGGGGGCCTACCTGCTCAATAAGGATGGGGAGCGCTTCATGGCCCGCTACGCTCCCACCATGATGGAGTTGGCTTCGCGCGATGTGGTCTCCCGCGCCGAGATGACCGAAATCGCCGAAGGGCGCGGCGTGGATGGCTGTGTTCTCTTGGACTGCCGCCACCTGGGGGAGAAGAAGATCCGCGAGCGCCTGTCGCAGATCTATGAGATCGGCCTGGACTTCGCTGGCGTTGACATAACGAAAGAGCCCATCCCCATCCGCCCGGGGATGCACTACCAAATGGGGGGTATCAAAACCGACATCTGGGGGCGCTGTTGGGACCCCCAAGGGAAGTGGCAAGGGGTGGAGGGGCTATTCGCCGCCGGGGAGTGTGCGTGCGTCTCGGTGCACGGGGGCAACCGCCTGGGGGCCAACTCCCTCTTGGACACGGTGGTGTTCGGACGACGCGCCGGCGCCACGGCCGCCCAGTGGGCCCAGGACAAACCCCTCCCCACTCTCAACGACGCCCACTGGGTTCAGAAGACCGAAACCCGCATCCGCACCCTGCTGGCACGCGAGAACAACGGCGATACGGTAGCCCGTATCCGGTGGGAGATGGGTACCACTATGGACCAGTTCCTGGGGGTGTTTCGCGAGCAGGAGGGGATGGAGCAAGCCTTGCGCACCCTCCGCCAGTTGCGCCAGCGCTACAACAAGGTCAGCGTGCGGGATAAAGGGCGAACCTTCAACACCGCCCTTATCTTCGCCCTGGAACTGGATTATATGCTGGAGTGCGCAGAAGCCATCGTCCGCAGCGGCTTGGAGCGTAAGGAGAGCCGCGGTGCCCACTACCGGCGGGACTTCCCCAAGAGGGACGACGCCAACTGGCTCAAGCATATCTTGCTGTATTGGCGCGGGGAGAATGATCCACCCACGATCACCTATCTCCCCGTTACTATCACCCAGTGGCCCCCAGAGAAGCGGGTGTATTAG
- a CDS encoding CoB--CoM heterodisulfide reductase iron-sulfur subunit B family protein, which produces MKFAFYPGCVSRGGCPELYPSAVAVAQKVGLDLQELTGASCTGAGVLQESNLFLGDCLNARTFAMAERLGLPILTICSTCQGVMAQARYRLQDEGYRQKVNAVLADEGLVYKGTVEVKHLLWVLVEDIGLEKIRSMVVRPLTGLRVAPFYGCYIVRPSKVLGYDEHAERLQALERLIEALGGEPVDFPGKTRCCGFPILTINERNSVAMVAKHTWDAKERGADAMVTPCPLCHLNLDGYQVKAMGYLKDRIDLPILHLPQLVGLALGIDPKTLRLGRHLIAVAPVLDKLGKVAVKA; this is translated from the coding sequence GTGAAGTTCGCCTTCTACCCAGGTTGTGTCTCCCGCGGAGGGTGCCCGGAACTGTATCCCTCGGCGGTGGCAGTGGCGCAGAAGGTTGGGCTGGACCTGCAGGAACTCACCGGTGCCTCCTGCACAGGGGCAGGGGTGCTGCAAGAAAGCAACCTTTTCCTGGGAGACTGCCTGAACGCCCGCACCTTCGCCATGGCGGAAAGGTTGGGCCTGCCGATTTTGACCATCTGCTCCACCTGCCAGGGGGTTATGGCTCAGGCCCGCTATCGCCTCCAGGATGAGGGCTACCGCCAGAAGGTCAACGCCGTCCTCGCCGACGAGGGGCTCGTCTATAAGGGCACCGTAGAGGTGAAGCACCTCCTCTGGGTGCTGGTGGAGGACATCGGCCTGGAGAAGATACGGAGCATGGTGGTCCGCCCCCTCACGGGCTTGCGGGTGGCCCCCTTTTACGGGTGCTACATCGTCCGCCCCTCCAAGGTTTTGGGGTATGACGAGCACGCCGAGCGCCTCCAGGCCCTGGAGCGCCTGATTGAAGCCCTGGGCGGGGAGCCGGTGGACTTCCCCGGCAAGACGCGCTGCTGCGGCTTCCCCATCCTGACCATCAACGAGCGCAACTCGGTGGCTATGGTGGCCAAGCATACCTGGGATGCCAAGGAACGGGGGGCTGATGCCATGGTTACCCCGTGCCCCCTGTGCCACCTCAATCTGGACGGCTACCAGGTGAAGGCTATGGGCTACTTGAAGGACCGAATTGACTTGCCCATCCTGCATCTGCCGCAACTGGTGGGGCTGGCCCTGGGTATTGACCCGAAGACTCTGCGGTTGGGCCGGCACCTGATTGCGGTGGCACCTGTTTTGGACAAGTTGGGGAAGGTAGCGGTGAAGGCATAA
- a CDS encoding NUDIX hydrolase: MTIERILESQRIYNGRVVSLRVDTVRLEPKGTRAMREVVEHAPGITIVPVDAQGSVILVRQFRTPAQQVLLECPAGTMEPGETPEQAVHRELLEETGYRAQSLVRLGGFWMSPGFCTEYMHAYLALGLEPGPAQQEADEDIQVERAPVDRIPDLVRTGQVQDAKSIAALLLAYYLHREWLQR, translated from the coding sequence ATGACCATTGAGCGCATTCTGGAGAGCCAGCGCATTTACAACGGACGGGTGGTCTCCCTTCGGGTAGATACAGTGCGCCTGGAGCCCAAAGGCACGCGGGCGATGCGTGAGGTGGTGGAACACGCCCCAGGCATTACCATCGTGCCGGTGGATGCTCAAGGATCGGTCATTCTGGTGCGTCAGTTCCGCACTCCCGCTCAGCAGGTGCTCCTGGAATGTCCTGCGGGAACGATGGAGCCGGGGGAGACCCCCGAGCAGGCGGTGCATCGGGAACTGCTGGAGGAGACAGGCTACCGCGCCCAGAGCCTGGTGCGTTTGGGCGGGTTCTGGATGAGCCCGGGATTTTGCACTGAGTACATGCACGCCTACTTGGCGTTAGGGTTGGAACCTGGCCCCGCCCAACAGGAGGCGGACGAAGATATCCAGGTGGAACGGGCGCCCGTAGATCGCATCCCCGACCTGGTGCGGACGGGGCAGGTGCAAGACGCCAAAAGCATCGCCGCTCTGCTTCTTGCCTACTATCTCCACAGGGAATGGTTACAGCGATAG
- a CDS encoding NADH-quinone oxidoreductase subunit N: MTLHDLYLLWPPMALVGTGLLVIGLDLLLRDKRSLPVVALAGLGVALAGGLTLWGTVQDAGPQVGIFGTLRVDSFSLFFTFLFIAATALVVLASQPVVHQMGRWHGEYYALVLFASSGMMLLASAAEFITLYIALELTALPVAALAAFSPDRRSREAGVKFLVLSAFSSALLLYGMVLVYAFTGSTRLDAIAAAVVATPLDTGVPLGSWALLGGAVLMAAGFGFKISSVPFQMWVPDVYEGAPTPITAYLSVASKAAGFAALLRVFSTVFGAAPLQEQWALLFAGLAAASMTVGNLVAMLQNNVKRLLAYSTIAHAGYILVGVAAVSARAPEQASTGPAGVLFYLAGYTLTNLAVFFGVIAITTKVGGETIDDLAGLWRRSPWVALALTFSLVSLLGIPPTIGFWAKLYIFGAAVQTGLAWLAVVGVVNSVLSAYYYLRVVRAMFLVPPKEATPLPTSPSVGAALAVSAAAVLFYGILPFPLLRLAEIAARVGGI, translated from the coding sequence ATGACGCTCCACGATTTGTATCTGCTGTGGCCTCCGATGGCCCTTGTGGGAACAGGCCTGCTCGTCATCGGGTTAGACCTTCTGCTGCGTGATAAGCGCTCTCTCCCGGTAGTGGCGTTGGCGGGGCTGGGAGTCGCCCTGGCGGGCGGCCTGACTTTGTGGGGCACGGTGCAGGACGCTGGGCCACAAGTGGGTATCTTTGGTACCTTGCGGGTGGACTCTTTCAGCCTGTTTTTCACCTTTTTGTTCATTGCGGCCACGGCCCTGGTAGTATTGGCCTCACAGCCGGTGGTGCACCAGATGGGACGCTGGCACGGGGAATATTACGCCCTGGTGCTCTTCGCCTCCAGTGGGATGATGCTCCTGGCCTCGGCTGCGGAGTTCATAACCTTGTATATCGCCCTGGAACTGACAGCCTTGCCGGTGGCTGCTTTGGCGGCTTTCAGTCCGGATCGGCGCTCCCGTGAGGCGGGGGTGAAGTTCCTCGTGCTGAGTGCCTTCTCGTCCGCACTCCTGCTGTATGGGATGGTGCTGGTATATGCCTTCACAGGTTCGACGCGCCTGGATGCTATCGCCGCAGCGGTGGTGGCGACACCGCTAGACACGGGGGTTCCCCTGGGGTCTTGGGCACTTTTGGGGGGAGCGGTGCTCATGGCGGCGGGGTTCGGCTTCAAAATCTCCTCTGTGCCCTTCCAAATGTGGGTGCCCGATGTATACGAAGGTGCCCCGACGCCCATCACCGCCTATCTGTCGGTGGCCTCTAAAGCGGCGGGGTTTGCCGCTTTGCTACGGGTGTTCTCCACTGTTTTTGGGGCGGCGCCCCTGCAGGAGCAGTGGGCACTGCTATTTGCAGGTTTGGCGGCCGCCTCCATGACTGTGGGTAACCTGGTGGCCATGCTCCAGAACAACGTGAAGCGCTTGTTGGCCTATTCTACCATTGCCCATGCGGGGTACATTTTGGTAGGAGTGGCGGCGGTATCGGCCCGTGCCCCGGAACAGGCCAGCACCGGCCCGGCAGGGGTGCTGTTTTACCTCGCAGGCTACACATTGACCAACCTGGCGGTGTTCTTCGGGGTAATCGCCATAACCACCAAGGTGGGGGGCGAGACCATTGACGACCTTGCTGGTCTGTGGCGGCGCTCCCCCTGGGTTGCTCTGGCGCTGACCTTTAGTCTGGTGTCCCTGTTAGGCATTCCGCCCACCATAGGCTTTTGGGCCAAACTCTATATCTTCGGGGCGGCTGTCCAGACGGGGCTGGCGTGGCTGGCGGTCGTGGGTGTCGTCAACAGCGTTCTATCGGCCTACTATTACTTGCGGGTGGTGCGGGCGATGTTCCTGGTGCCTCCGAAGGAGGCCACACCCCTCCCCACCAGCCCGTCGGTAGGGGCTGCCCTGGCTGTCAGTGCTGCTGCAGTCCTGTTCTATGGTATCCTTCCCTTCCCCCTCCTGCGCCTGGCGGAGATAGCGGCCAGGGTAGGAGGGATATAG